GGCCGGTTTTTTTTTGCTTTCACAAAAAACGAATGATCAATCATTCCACTGAAAGTTCGTTCCCAACATTTGGTTCACCGCACCAACGAGTCGCTCTGGTTCCCATGGTTTTGACAAAATGATGCTGTTTTTATCTGATTTATAAACAGAAAGAATGTTTTCCTTAGTGGCGAAACCAGTGACGACAATCACAGGCAAATCAGGATAAAGTTTTTTAACTGCCTCAACTAATTTGTCACCAGTTAAGTACGGCATCTTAACATCAGAAATAAGCAGATCAGGTCTACTCTTTTGCAGGTATTCATATGCAATTTCTGGATCCTGGATATCAACAATAGATAATTTTACATTGTCTAATTTACGCGCAACAAAGGTTAACTCTCGTTTCATGGAAGATGAAATCGATTTTATATCATCAACCATAACTATTTTATAAACTTTCCCGTCTTTTGACACGTCAGTTACCTGAGACTCTACCTCTTGTATCAATTGGTCTATGCTACTCGGAACCATACTAATCCTCCAGATTTGTTGGTAATGAAATCGAAAACGTTGTACCTTCACAACGTACACTTTCTAAGTCTATTTTCCCTTTATGTTTTCTTATGATATCCATACTGATGGACAATCCAAGGCCAGTTCCTTCTCCTGTTTCTTTTGTCGAAAAAAATGGATCAAAGATTCTTGACTGGATATCTTCAGGAATTCCAATCCCATTGTCTTTAATGATTATCTTCGCAAATTGTTGGTTATTTTCAGAACTGACCCAACTTGTTTTAATTTCAATTTTTCCAGGTTTTTCGCCTTGAGTATCAGGGAATAAACCATGTTTTTTCTTTTCTTCAATTGCATGACCTGCATTAACTAGTAAATTGATAATCACCTGACCAATCTCTTGCGGATGACAAGGTAAATCGGGAAGATTTTTATCAAAAGAAAATTCCACTACGCTATCATATTTTATATTATGATGGCTAATATTAATAGCAGAAGTAATCACATCGTTTAAATTGCACAAAACAAAACTTTCTTCTTTATTTACATGAGCAAAACTTTTAATATTACGAACGATATCCACAACGCGACTGGCGCCGTCAATCGACTCCTCCAACATATCAGATGTATCCAATAGAACATTAGATAAATCAAAACGATCCCAATCAGAAATAATCTTTGAAACCGCAGGATCCATTTGGTATTTTTTAAGAACCATAGTAACACTTTCCACTATGTTAGAAACTTGTTTGTGATACCTCTTCATAGTTTCTAAATTACTTGATATAAATGCCATCGGATTGTTGATTTCATGTGCAACACCTGCAGCCAATTGTCCAATTGTAGCCAACTTTTCACTTTGTAAAAGTTGTATCTCTGTATCTTTTGCTTTTGAAAGA
This genomic stretch from Leptospira harrisiae harbors:
- a CDS encoding response regulator, encoding MVPSSIDQLIQEVESQVTDVSKDGKVYKIVMVDDIKSISSSMKRELTFVARKLDNVKLSIVDIQDPEIAYEYLQKSRPDLLISDVKMPYLTGDKLVEAVKKLYPDLPVIVVTGFATKENILSVYKSDKNSIILSKPWEPERLVGAVNQMLGTNFQWND